In Sphingobium sp. Z007, one DNA window encodes the following:
- a CDS encoding TetR/AcrR family transcriptional regulator, with translation MTSSDAPVIPSRREARRQDRRDAILTVAQVYFLEHGFADTTMSGIAAKLGGSKGTLWNYFPSKEALFAAVVERAAKAYQAQLSQLLDPQGALEPTLQSACRSLIQKVTSPDASALHRLIVAQGRRFPELSQIFFDLAPQNTRLLLADFLHGAMMRGQLRSADPIDAARALMSLSMSGCHQQMLIGRIDRPAPNEIAADAAFAVDLFLRAYAPQPQPDAPTA, from the coding sequence ATGACATCCTCCGATGCGCCTGTGATTCCCAGCAGAAGGGAAGCCCGCCGCCAGGATCGACGCGACGCGATCCTGACCGTGGCGCAGGTCTATTTCCTCGAACATGGCTTCGCCGACACCACCATGTCGGGCATCGCGGCGAAGCTGGGTGGGTCGAAGGGCACTTTATGGAATTATTTTCCATCGAAGGAGGCCCTGTTCGCTGCCGTGGTCGAGCGGGCGGCCAAGGCCTATCAGGCGCAGCTATCGCAGCTCCTCGATCCTCAGGGCGCACTAGAACCGACCTTGCAGAGCGCTTGCCGCAGCCTGATCCAGAAGGTCACCTCGCCCGACGCCAGCGCCCTGCACCGTCTGATCGTCGCCCAGGGACGGCGCTTCCCCGAACTCAGCCAGATTTTCTTCGATCTCGCGCCGCAAAATACGCGCCTTCTGCTCGCCGATTTTCTGCACGGCGCAATGATGCGCGGTCAGTTGCGGTCGGCCGACCCGATCGACGCCGCGCGCGCGCTGATGTCGCTGTCGATGTCCGGTTGTCACCAGCAGATGCTGATCGGCCGCATCGATCGGCCTGCGCCCAATGAAATCGCCGCCGACGCCGCCTTTGCCGTCGATCTCTTCCTGCGCGCCTACGCGCCCCAGCCCCAACCGGACGCCCCAACCGCCTGA
- a CDS encoding NADH-ubiquinone oxidoreductase-F iron-sulfur binding region domain-containing protein, which yields MTRVFVSRDMASVALGADDAARAFAEAGCEVVRTGSRGLFSIEPLVEVETADGRIGFGPVGPGDVAAVLDGTHGARLGKVEDLPFFAGQQRFTFARCGVIDPLSLHDYAAHGGWVGLNAARALEPQAVVDAVKASGLRGRGGAGFPTGIKWQTVLDSPSGEKYIVCNADEGDSGTFADRMLMEGDPFCLIEGMAIAAHAVGAGHGYIYIRSEYPFAIATMRAAIAASTHIVAPFALEVREGAGAYVCGEETALLDSIEGKRGQVRAKPPLPALKGLFGQPTVINNVLSLAAVPFILAQGAEAYAAVGFGRSRGTMPVQLAGNVRHGGLYEIGFGITLGALVNDIGGGTASGRPVRAVQVGGPLGAYFPPSMFHLPFDYEAFAAAGGLIGHAGITVFDDSVDMAHMARFAMEFCAAESCGKCTPCRIGSTRGVEIMDRIIGARGNSTSVRPEPVEGLSFLEDKRKASTGSARTGEGYLDKALYSRTPDRIDVSIEAQTALLRDLADTMKYGSLCALGGFTPYPVLSALDYFPEDFGAPAPIKEAAE from the coding sequence ATGACGCGCGTGTTTGTAAGCCGCGACATGGCGTCGGTCGCTTTGGGCGCGGATGATGCGGCGCGGGCCTTTGCCGAAGCCGGGTGCGAGGTGGTGCGGACCGGATCGCGCGGGCTGTTCAGCATCGAGCCTTTGGTCGAGGTGGAGACGGCGGACGGGCGCATTGGCTTTGGGCCTGTCGGGCCGGGCGATGTGGCGGCGGTGCTGGACGGGACGCATGGGGCGCGACTTGGGAAAGTGGAAGACCTGCCCTTTTTTGCGGGGCAGCAGCGGTTCACCTTTGCGCGCTGCGGGGTGATCGATCCGTTGAGCCTGCATGATTATGCGGCGCATGGGGGCTGGGTGGGGCTTAATGCGGCGCGCGCGCTAGAGCCGCAGGCGGTGGTCGATGCGGTCAAGGCGTCGGGGCTGCGCGGGCGTGGCGGCGCGGGTTTTCCGACCGGGATCAAATGGCAGACGGTGCTGGATTCGCCTTCTGGTGAGAAATACATCGTCTGCAATGCGGATGAGGGCGACAGCGGCACCTTTGCCGACCGGATGCTGATGGAGGGCGACCCCTTTTGCCTGATCGAGGGGATGGCGATCGCGGCCCATGCGGTGGGTGCGGGGCATGGCTATATCTATATTCGATCCGAATATCCGTTCGCGATCGCGACGATGCGCGCGGCGATCGCGGCGTCGACGCACATCGTCGCGCCTTTCGCGCTTGAAGTGCGCGAGGGGGCGGGGGCCTATGTCTGCGGCGAGGAGACGGCGCTGCTCGATTCGATCGAGGGCAAGCGCGGGCAGGTGCGGGCCAAGCCGCCTTTGCCGGCACTCAAGGGGTTGTTTGGGCAGCCGACGGTCATCAACAATGTGCTGAGCTTGGCGGCGGTGCCTTTCATATTGGCGCAGGGGGCGGAGGCTTATGCGGCGGTCGGGTTCGGCCGGTCGCGCGGCACGATGCCGGTGCAACTGGCGGGCAATGTGCGGCATGGCGGGCTTTACGAGATCGGGTTCGGCATCACCCTGGGCGCACTGGTGAACGACATCGGCGGCGGTACGGCGAGCGGGCGGCCGGTGCGCGCGGTGCAGGTGGGCGGGCCGCTGGGGGCCTATTTCCCGCCGTCCATGTTCCATCTGCCGTTCGATTATGAAGCGTTCGCGGCCGCCGGCGGCTTGATCGGCCATGCCGGGATCACGGTGTTCGACGACAGCGTGGACATGGCGCATATGGCGCGCTTTGCGATGGAGTTCTGCGCGGCGGAAAGCTGCGGCAAATGCACGCCCTGCCGGATCGGATCGACGCGGGGGGTGGAGATTATGGACCGGATTATCGGGGCGCGAGGCAATTCAACATCCGTTCGCCCTGAGCCTGTCGAAGGGCTATCCTTCTTGGAGGATAAGAGGAAGGCTTCGACAGGCTCAGCCCGAACGGGGGAGGGGTATTTGGATAAAGCCCTTTACTCGCGCACACCGGATCGGATCGACGTGTCGATCGAAGCGCAGACCGCGTTGCTGCGCGATCTGGCCGATACGATGAAATATGGGTCGCTGTGCGCGCTGGGGGGCTTCACGCCTTATCCGGTGCTGAGCGCGCTTGATTATTTTCCTGAGGATTTCGGTGCGCCTGCACCCATCAAGGAGGCTGCGGAATGA
- a CDS encoding DHA2 family efflux MFS transporter permease subunit gives MSSDDDIFSRLSPRSRTLAGLVLAMSNFMVVLDLTIANVSVPHIAGNLGISPDQGTWIITSYAVAEAICVPLTGWLAQRFGVVRVFTLAMIGFGLFSLLCGLSSTLAMLVACRIGQGVCGGPIMPMSQTLLMRIFPPEARGRAMGLWAMTTLMGPALGPIIGGYISDNWSWHWIFFINLPIAALCVFAAQALLKPVETETAKVPIDKVGLFLLIFWIGCLQIMLDIGRDHDWFADPFIVTLAILAIVGFVAFVIWELTEEHPVVDLRVFRHVGFSSGLFTLSLCFGAYFASIVVIPQWLQMSMGYTATLAGIVTATTAMAALLSAPVAAKMMSRADPRLLISCAVAWLGIWSFVRAHWTSGIDFDSMLIPQFLQGFALPFFFIPLTTLTLGSVLPEETASAAGLQNFVRTMATAVATSLVLTSWGDAQRVSRNDLAAALQPDATQSLLSGIGMDPEQARQMISNLVEQEAIVLAVDHVFFISGIVLFVAAAIVWIAPKPRADVDTSAAH, from the coding sequence ATGAGCAGCGACGACGACATTTTTTCGCGGCTTTCCCCGCGCAGCCGGACGCTGGCCGGGCTGGTGCTGGCGATGAGCAATTTCATGGTGGTGCTGGACCTGACCATCGCCAATGTCTCCGTGCCCCATATCGCCGGCAACCTGGGTATTTCCCCTGATCAGGGAACGTGGATCATCACATCCTATGCGGTCGCGGAGGCGATCTGCGTGCCATTGACCGGCTGGCTGGCCCAAAGATTCGGGGTGGTGCGGGTGTTCACCCTGGCAATGATAGGCTTTGGATTATTTTCGCTGCTGTGTGGATTGTCCAGCACGCTGGCCATGCTGGTCGCCTGCCGCATCGGGCAGGGGGTTTGCGGCGGGCCGATCATGCCGATGTCGCAGACCTTGCTGATGCGCATATTCCCTCCCGAAGCGCGCGGACGGGCAATGGGCCTGTGGGCGATGACGACCCTGATGGGCCCGGCGTTAGGGCCGATCATCGGCGGCTATATCAGCGACAATTGGAGCTGGCACTGGATCTTCTTCATCAACCTGCCGATCGCGGCGCTGTGCGTGTTTGCCGCGCAGGCGTTGCTCAAGCCTGTGGAGACGGAAACGGCCAAGGTGCCGATCGACAAGGTAGGATTGTTCCTGCTGATTTTCTGGATCGGCTGCCTCCAGATCATGCTGGATATCGGCCGCGATCATGACTGGTTTGCCGATCCGTTCATCGTCACGCTGGCGATCCTGGCGATTGTCGGCTTCGTGGCGTTCGTGATTTGGGAGCTGACGGAGGAGCATCCGGTGGTGGACCTGCGCGTGTTTCGCCATGTCGGCTTCAGTTCCGGCCTGTTTACCTTGTCGCTGTGTTTCGGGGCCTATTTCGCCAGTATCGTCGTCATCCCGCAATGGTTGCAGATGTCGATGGGCTACACCGCGACGCTGGCCGGGATCGTCACCGCGACGACCGCCATGGCCGCGCTGTTGAGTGCGCCGGTTGCGGCGAAGATGATGTCCAGGGCCGATCCGCGCCTGCTGATTTCTTGCGCCGTGGCATGGCTGGGCATCTGGTCCTTCGTCCGCGCCCACTGGACCAGCGGCATCGATTTCGATTCGATGCTGATCCCGCAATTCCTCCAAGGCTTTGCCCTGCCTTTCTTCTTCATCCCGCTGACCACCCTGACGCTGGGATCGGTGCTGCCCGAAGAGACGGCGTCCGCGGCGGGCCTGCAAAATTTCGTGCGCACCATGGCGACGGCGGTCGCGACGTCGCTGGTGCTGACCAGCTGGGGCGATGCCCAGCGCGTGTCGCGCAACGATTTGGCCGCGGCGTTGCAGCCCGACGCCACCCAGTCGCTGCTGTCAGGCATAGGCATGGACCCCGAACAGGCGCGGCAGATGATTTCCAACCTGGTGGAGCAGGAGGCGATCGTGCTGGCGGTGGACCATGTCTTCTTCATATCCGGCATCGTCCTGTTCGTAGCGGCGGCGATCGTGTGGATCGCGCCCAAGCCCCGCGCCGATGTCGATACCTCTGCCGCCCATTGA
- a CDS encoding transposase, whose translation MPRLIAPPDDDAVIDLEALIDWCESGAFDPTCEEGLAAAAPTLRALSRNRDFLSDLAVAELKDRCAGQRRVNPYSAQVLLLHPPTDRYVLRAAFWPAERDHVVRMSGASAFLYHVPHDHSFDFLTVGYLGPGYASDYYEYDPDGVAGADGEAVALRFVERSCLSEGKMLLYRANRDVHAQLPAESLSVSLNILASAPDQGWRRQYRFDTARGAIAQCMTVASAQLLLELAVGCGSGNAIDLAQDFAVGHPVDAMRWTAWRAIGLGLADGNARLAHAERGAGSSSALIRHASEAALRSIRNGHEMACF comes from the coding sequence ATGCCCCGCCTGATCGCGCCGCCGGACGATGATGCCGTCATTGACCTGGAAGCGCTGATCGACTGGTGCGAGAGCGGGGCCTTCGATCCGACATGCGAGGAGGGGCTGGCGGCGGCGGCGCCGACGCTGCGCGCGCTGTCGCGCAACCGGGATTTCCTGTCGGACCTGGCGGTGGCGGAGTTGAAGGATCGCTGCGCCGGGCAGCGGCGGGTCAATCCCTATTCGGCGCAGGTGCTGCTGCTGCATCCGCCGACCGACCGCTATGTGCTGCGCGCCGCTTTTTGGCCCGCGGAGCGCGATCATGTGGTGCGGATGAGCGGGGCGTCGGCCTTCCTCTATCATGTGCCGCACGACCATAGTTTCGACTTTCTGACCGTGGGCTATCTGGGGCCTGGCTATGCGTCGGACTATTATGAGTATGATCCCGACGGCGTGGCCGGGGCGGACGGGGAGGCGGTGGCGTTGCGCTTCGTCGAGCGCAGTTGCCTGTCGGAAGGCAAGATGCTGCTCTACCGCGCCAATCGGGACGTGCACGCCCAATTGCCGGCGGAGTCGCTGTCGGTATCGCTCAACATATTGGCGAGTGCGCCCGACCAGGGATGGCGGCGGCAATATCGGTTCGACACGGCGCGCGGCGCGATCGCGCAATGCATGACGGTGGCCAGCGCGCAACTGCTGCTGGAACTGGCGGTCGGGTGCGGCAGCGGCAATGCGATAGATCTGGCGCAGGATTTTGCCGTGGGGCACCCGGTCGATGCGATGCGCTGGACTGCGTGGCGCGCGATCGGGCTGGGCCTGGCGGATGGCAATGCGCGGCTGGCCCATGCCGAGCGGGGCGCAGGGAGCAGCAGCGCGCTGATCCGCCATGCGAGTGAGGCAGCGTTGCGAAGCATCCGTAACGGACATGAAATGGCTTGTTTTTAA
- a CDS encoding molybdenum cofactor guanylyltransferase, producing MHEGPILGAVLAGGRSSRFGSDKALARLADGRTLIDHARSGLAPHVAAIVVCGRAGGLPDRPAPDLGPLGGLNAALHHARSHGFVGVLTTGCDMPFYPAALPAALIGDRPAVLLGQQLLGWWPAIMASELDAHLAEENSRSIYGWIERVNARVVEMPDLVLPNINRPEDLAGL from the coding sequence ATGCACGAAGGACCGATATTGGGCGCGGTGCTGGCCGGCGGCCGCTCCAGCCGCTTCGGCAGCGACAAGGCGCTGGCGCGCCTGGCGGACGGCCGCACCCTGATCGATCATGCCAGGTCAGGGCTGGCGCCGCATGTGGCCGCCATCGTCGTCTGCGGACGAGCCGGCGGCCTGCCCGATCGCCCGGCCCCGGACCTCGGCCCGCTGGGCGGCCTCAACGCAGCGCTGCATCATGCGCGCAGCCACGGGTTCGTCGGCGTCCTCACCACCGGATGCGACATGCCCTTCTACCCCGCCGCCCTGCCCGCCGCACTGATCGGCGATCGCCCCGCCGTGTTGCTAGGCCAGCAATTGCTGGGATGGTGGCCTGCCATCATGGCCAGCGAACTGGACGCTCATCTGGCGGAGGAGAATAGTCGATCGATCTATGGCTGGATCGAACGCGTGAACGCGCGCGTGGTGGAGATGCCGGATCTGGTCCTGCCCAACATCAACCGGCCGGAGGATCTGGCCGGTCTGTGA
- a CDS encoding efflux transporter outer membrane subunit — protein sequence MSVSRIALAARTGGMASSILLLAACAAVPDLGAKPELRAPATVAADRSLTAAPVAWPGDDWWSAYGDPQLDALIAEGLRESPDVAAASARFRKAAGMAQQAGAALLPSVDLEASGGATKQSYNMGQPRNFVPKGWLGTGRVALDLGFDLDLWGRNKAALAAATSETRAAQIDAHQARLALTTGIADAYADLARLYDEADIARQTLDIRVASQKLAADRQRNGLDTRGSVRQADATVSAARAQLSAATMAIELRQHQIAALIGAGPDRGLSIARPKIGALAPLGLPADVTTNLVARRPDIAAALARAEAAAKRIKVARADFFPALRLSALIGVQSLGYDTVFTGTSATGTAKPFINSLFDKGSLFGTVGPAISLPIFHGGALQGQYRGARATYDEAVASYDKAVLTAYQEVADAVTMRKTLDQRLVDARAAVAASQDAYGIAQKRYKGGLSTYLDVLNVEDQLLGARQSLAGLEASAFSTDIALIRALGGGFAASDFQSKDQPHG from the coding sequence ATGTCCGTGAGTCGCATTGCCCTGGCCGCCCGCACGGGAGGCATGGCTTCTTCCATCCTGCTGCTGGCCGCCTGCGCCGCGGTTCCCGATCTGGGGGCGAAGCCCGAATTACGCGCCCCCGCCACTGTCGCGGCGGACCGCAGTCTTACGGCCGCGCCCGTGGCGTGGCCGGGCGATGACTGGTGGAGCGCCTATGGCGATCCGCAGCTGGACGCGCTGATCGCCGAAGGGCTGCGCGAATCGCCCGACGTCGCCGCCGCCAGCGCTCGTTTCCGCAAGGCGGCCGGCATGGCGCAACAGGCGGGCGCGGCGTTGCTGCCGTCGGTCGACCTGGAGGCGAGCGGCGGCGCGACCAAGCAAAGCTATAATATGGGCCAGCCCCGCAATTTCGTGCCGAAGGGCTGGCTGGGCACCGGGCGCGTGGCGCTCGATCTGGGCTTCGACCTGGACTTGTGGGGCAGGAACAAAGCGGCGCTGGCCGCCGCCACGTCGGAGACGCGCGCGGCGCAGATCGATGCGCATCAGGCGCGGTTGGCGCTGACGACGGGGATCGCCGACGCCTATGCCGACCTGGCGCGGCTGTATGACGAGGCGGATATCGCGCGGCAGACGCTCGACATCCGCGTGGCGAGCCAGAAGCTGGCGGCCGATCGGCAGCGCAACGGCCTGGACACGCGCGGCAGCGTGCGCCAGGCGGACGCCACCGTGTCTGCCGCGCGCGCGCAACTGAGCGCGGCAACCATGGCGATCGAATTGCGCCAGCATCAGATTGCGGCGCTGATCGGCGCCGGGCCGGATCGAGGCCTGTCGATCGCCCGTCCCAAGATCGGCGCGCTGGCGCCGCTGGGCCTGCCCGCCGACGTCACCACCAATCTGGTCGCCCGCCGTCCCGACATAGCCGCGGCGCTCGCCCGCGCAGAGGCGGCGGCCAAGCGGATCAAGGTGGCGCGGGCCGACTTCTTCCCGGCGCTGCGGCTGAGCGCGCTGATCGGCGTCCAGTCGCTGGGCTATGATACAGTGTTCACCGGCACGTCGGCGACGGGCACGGCCAAGCCGTTCATCAACAGCCTGTTCGACAAGGGGTCGCTGTTCGGCACGGTCGGCCCGGCGATCAGCCTGCCGATCTTCCACGGCGGAGCGTTGCAGGGCCAGTATCGCGGCGCGCGCGCCACTTATGACGAGGCGGTCGCTTCCTATGACAAGGCCGTGCTGACCGCTTACCAGGAGGTGGCTGACGCCGTGACCATGCGCAAGACGCTGGATCAGCGGCTGGTGGATGCGCGCGCGGCGGTGGCCGCGTCGCAGGACGCCTATGGCATTGCCCAGAAACGCTACAAGGGCGGGCTGTCCACCTATCTTGACGTGCTCAATGTCGAGGACCAGCTGCTCGGCGCGCGCCAGTCCCTTGCGGGGTTGGAGGCGAGCGCCTTTTCGACCGATATCGCCCTTATCCGTGCGCTGGGCGGCGGCTTTGCCGCCAGCGACTTCCAGTCCAAGGACCAACCCCATGGCTGA
- a CDS encoding NAD(P)H-dependent oxidoreductase subunit E, whose protein sequence is MEEFIGAWTARHGATRDRLLPLLHAVQAEAGHIDDAIVPVIARALNLSRADVHGVVTFYHDFRRVAPGRHVVKLCRAESCQARGGAGIEAAAAQRLGVAMGETRADGQVALEPVYCLGLCAIGPNALVDGRPVARIDAEALERIALEVAA, encoded by the coding sequence ATGGAAGAGTTTATCGGCGCGTGGACCGCGCGGCATGGCGCGACGCGGGACCGGCTGTTGCCGCTGCTCCATGCGGTGCAAGCGGAGGCGGGCCATATCGACGATGCGATTGTGCCGGTGATCGCCAGAGCGCTGAACCTGAGCCGTGCGGACGTGCATGGCGTTGTTACCTTCTATCATGATTTCCGGCGGGTCGCGCCGGGGCGGCATGTGGTGAAGCTGTGCCGGGCGGAAAGCTGCCAGGCGCGGGGCGGCGCGGGAATCGAGGCGGCGGCGGCGCAGCGGCTGGGCGTGGCGATGGGCGAGACGCGGGCCGACGGGCAAGTGGCGCTGGAGCCGGTCTATTGCCTGGGCCTGTGTGCGATCGGCCCCAATGCGCTGGTCGATGGGCGGCCAGTGGCGCGGATCGACGCGGAGGCGTTGGAGCGGATCGCGCTGGAGGTGGCGGCATGA
- a CDS encoding EmrA/EmrK family multidrug efflux transporter periplasmic adaptor subunit yields MADATPQTPAPDSDDMQQEGRQSARKTWLIRLGLIVIVGGLLWGAWYLLVGRNHVATDNAYVNAEMAQVTPLMSAQAVDVLVSDTQQVKRGDILVKLDPTDAQIAVAQAQADLAEAKRKFRQTSATSTSLAAQVDARGADIVQARAQLATAQADLEKARVDLQRREALVSDGAVSGDEVTSARKGYAAAKAALDLARAGVQTAQATRSAASGQLAANDALVRGSTIDTDPSVMAAQAKLDSAKLNLERAVIRAPIDGVVTKRQVQVGQRVTQGSPIMTIVPIAQVYVDANFKERQLRGVKVGMPAKVTSDLYGSDVVYHGKVVGFSGGTGASMSLIPAQNATGNWIKVVQRLPLRIALDPKELAAHPLRVGLSMDVEIDLSEK; encoded by the coding sequence ATGGCTGACGCCACGCCACAAACCCCCGCGCCCGACAGCGACGATATGCAGCAGGAAGGCCGCCAGTCGGCGCGCAAGACATGGCTGATCCGGCTTGGGCTGATCGTCATCGTCGGCGGGCTGTTGTGGGGCGCATGGTATCTGCTGGTCGGGCGCAATCATGTCGCGACCGACAACGCCTATGTGAACGCGGAAATGGCGCAGGTGACGCCGCTGATGTCGGCGCAGGCGGTCGACGTGCTGGTCAGCGATACCCAGCAGGTGAAGCGCGGCGACATATTGGTGAAGCTGGACCCGACCGACGCGCAGATCGCGGTGGCGCAGGCGCAGGCCGACCTGGCCGAAGCCAAGCGCAAGTTCCGCCAGACGAGCGCGACCAGCACGTCGCTGGCCGCGCAGGTGGATGCGCGCGGCGCGGATATCGTGCAGGCGCGCGCCCAGCTGGCGACCGCCCAGGCCGATCTGGAAAAGGCACGGGTCGACCTGCAGCGGCGCGAGGCGCTGGTCAGCGATGGCGCGGTGTCGGGCGATGAAGTGACGAGCGCACGCAAGGGCTATGCGGCTGCAAAGGCGGCGCTGGACCTGGCGCGCGCCGGCGTCCAGACCGCGCAGGCGACGCGGAGCGCGGCCAGCGGACAGCTGGCCGCCAACGACGCGCTGGTGCGCGGATCGACCATCGATACCGACCCCAGCGTGATGGCGGCGCAGGCCAAGCTGGATTCTGCAAAGCTGAACCTGGAGCGTGCGGTCATCCGCGCGCCGATCGACGGCGTCGTCACCAAGCGGCAGGTGCAGGTGGGCCAGCGCGTGACGCAGGGCAGCCCGATCATGACCATCGTGCCGATCGCCCAGGTTTATGTCGACGCCAATTTCAAGGAGCGCCAGCTGCGCGGCGTGAAGGTCGGGATGCCCGCCAAGGTCACGTCCGACCTATATGGCAGCGACGTCGTCTATCATGGCAAGGTCGTCGGCTTTTCCGGCGGCACGGGCGCGTCCATGTCGCTCATCCCGGCGCAGAATGCGACCGGCAACTGGATCAAGGTGGTGCAGCGCCTGCCGCTGCGCATCGCGCTCGACCCCAAGGAATTGGCGGCGCATCCGTTGCGCGTGGGCCTGTCCATGGATGTCGAGATCGACCTGTCCGAAAAGTAA
- a CDS encoding LysR family transcriptional regulator: MQTRLVEYFLALEREGHFARAATHCNVSQPTLSAGIATLEAQLGKRLIRRDRKYGGLTAEGEAILPWARQLVAAAEALGQAAETARGPLKGELRLGAIPAAMPAIGCLVAAMLARHPGLNVSIRALTSRQIERDLAAFELDAGLTYLDFEPPAHALSVPLYVERTMLVSAVGGVSVPDPLDWTALAALPLCLLHQGMQNRRILDARLAERGLALRPLVTADSYVALLALVQQGRLCSIIPDSHATLLDGLAWARTHEMPDGDEGSRIGVIVSDRAPMGPLAQAVLGVARELRLPPGFRKA, translated from the coding sequence ATGCAGACCCGGCTTGTCGAATATTTCCTGGCGCTGGAGCGCGAAGGCCATTTCGCGCGCGCGGCGACGCATTGCAACGTGTCGCAACCCACGCTGTCGGCGGGGATCGCCACATTGGAGGCGCAACTGGGCAAGCGGCTGATCCGGCGCGACCGGAAATATGGCGGGCTGACGGCGGAGGGGGAAGCGATATTGCCCTGGGCGCGGCAGCTGGTCGCGGCGGCCGAAGCGCTGGGGCAGGCGGCGGAGACGGCGCGGGGGCCATTGAAGGGCGAGTTGCGGCTGGGGGCGATTCCCGCGGCGATGCCCGCGATCGGGTGCCTGGTCGCGGCGATGCTGGCGCGGCATCCGGGGCTGAATGTCTCCATCCGGGCGCTGACGTCGCGGCAGATCGAGCGGGATCTGGCGGCGTTCGAATTGGACGCAGGGCTGACCTATCTGGATTTCGAGCCGCCGGCCCATGCGCTGTCCGTGCCACTTTATGTCGAGCGGACGATGCTGGTAAGTGCGGTGGGCGGGGTATCGGTGCCCGATCCGCTGGACTGGACGGCGCTGGCCGCGTTGCCGCTGTGCCTGCTGCATCAGGGGATGCAGAATAGGCGGATATTGGACGCGCGCTTGGCGGAACGCGGGCTGGCGCTGCGGCCGCTGGTGACGGCGGACAGCTATGTCGCGCTGCTGGCGCTGGTGCAGCAGGGGCGGCTATGTTCGATCATTCCCGATAGCCATGCGACGTTACTGGACGGGCTGGCTTGGGCGCGGACGCATGAGATGCCGGACGGGGATGAGGGCAGCCGGATCGGCGTGATCGTGTCGGACAGGGCGCCGATGGGGCCGCTGGCGCAGGCGGTGCTGGGCGTGGCGCGCGAGTTGCGATTGCCGCCGGGGTTTCGGAAGGCGTGA
- a CDS encoding response regulator transcription factor, translating to MGADFAPVARALSARGVELAIAPGQEPWPLVRVGDATILWQGIDDPAARARALEAGAHEVVGPWMHEAETVARIIRLADAEQPRLRIGELTIRLVDRRVERGGRPIPLLAREYALLLHLARRPGQAISRAELLRAVWRLDFDPGTNSVEVHMSRLRGKLDRGFAVPMLHTVKGRGYALCPDGYWPERA from the coding sequence ATGGGTGCGGATTTCGCGCCGGTCGCGCGGGCGCTGAGCGCGCGCGGCGTCGAACTGGCGATTGCGCCGGGGCAAGAGCCATGGCCGCTGGTGCGCGTGGGCGACGCGACCATCTTATGGCAGGGGATTGACGATCCGGCCGCGCGCGCCCGCGCGCTGGAGGCGGGCGCGCACGAAGTGGTCGGCCCCTGGATGCACGAGGCGGAGACGGTGGCGCGCATCATCCGCCTGGCCGATGCGGAACAGCCCCGGCTGCGGATCGGCGAGCTGACGATCAGGCTGGTCGATCGGCGGGTGGAGCGGGGCGGGCGGCCGATCCCGCTGTTGGCGCGGGAATATGCGCTGCTGTTGCATCTGGCGCGGCGGCCGGGACAGGCGATCAGTCGGGCGGAATTGTTGAGGGCGGTGTGGCGGCTGGACTTCGACCCTGGCACCAATAGTGTCGAGGTGCATATGTCTCGCCTGCGCGGCAAGTTGGATCGCGGCTTTGCCGTGCCGATGCTGCATACGGTGAAGGGGCGGGGCTATGCGCTGTGCCCGGACGGATATTGGCCCGAACGCGCCTGA